A portion of the Paucilactobacillus hokkaidonensis JCM 18461 genome contains these proteins:
- a CDS encoding helix-turn-helix domain-containing protein, giving the protein MKIGQRLQDLRQKNGASQEMVANKIHVSRQTISNWENEHSIPDLQSLLLLADLYSTTLDELVRGDLDMLDAKKVIKQMVWYTVGLLVSVIFVYLGFYLLTFGKYWSVASYLTGFALFAYFTYKFFKLQKQKNVWTIAEIRYYMKTGKIRKSKNRKRKVIFESLFGALLGAIIGVVLMFILLHFMRF; this is encoded by the coding sequence ATGAAAATTGGGCAGCGACTGCAGGATCTGCGACAAAAAAATGGTGCTAGTCAAGAAATGGTTGCCAACAAGATTCATGTTTCACGCCAAACCATTTCCAACTGGGAAAATGAACACAGCATTCCGGATTTACAGAGTTTATTGTTATTAGCCGATTTATACTCTACAACATTGGATGAGTTAGTGAGGGGCGATTTGGATATGCTAGATGCAAAAAAAGTAATCAAACAAATGGTTTGGTACACGGTTGGTTTGCTTGTTTCCGTAATATTTGTTTATTTAGGTTTTTATTTACTGACATTTGGAAAATATTGGTCAGTGGCATCATATTTAACCGGTTTTGCATTATTTGCATACTTTACGTATAAATTTTTTAAACTACAAAAGCAAAAAAATGTATGGACGATTGCAGAAATTAGATATTATATGAAAACGGGAAAGATAAGGAAAAGTAAAAATCGAAAGAGAAAGGTGATATTTGAATCCCTGTTCGGAGCATTACTGGGAGCAATAATTGGAGTTGTTTTAATGTTCATACTACTGCATTTTATGCGGTTTTAA